One window of Triticum dicoccoides isolate Atlit2015 ecotype Zavitan chromosome 5A, WEW_v2.0, whole genome shotgun sequence genomic DNA carries:
- the LOC119300272 gene encoding uncharacterized protein LOC119300272, translating to MDELLEDPVSRLLPELVEEVFFRIPPDEPAFLVRASAVCKPWRRILAGLGFRRRYRKFHGTPPVLGLFQHGDCLLRKGSRFVPTSALFLAQPDDRPDWFAMDCRHGRALFAHIRNTSVLMVLDPVTGHQRRVPSTPKYLLSFSAAVLCAAQGCDHHGCQGGHFRLAVVTTDQRQGVTSGWLYSSETRVWSELTSVHHPNARYTNNFGAPSVLLGDALYFNIGGIVECQLGTLRLSMFEKPINRGGRLMTVEEGRLGFAAVVDVTNLTLWSWETGPVGAIGWAKLRVIDLKTLLPTCEFGLRRWANALVVSGVAEGTQVIFVRARVGSYMVHLKSGRVKPVCASSDIKIFPYVSFYIPAMEAACFGKGQ from the exons ATGGACGAGCTCCTAGAGGATCCGGTTTCCCGCCTTTTGCCGGAGCTCGTCGAGGAGGTGTTTTTCCGCATTCCGCCGGACGAGCCCGCCTTCCTCGTCCGTGCCTCCGCCGTCTGCAAGCCCTGGCGCCGCATCCTCGCCGGTTTGGGCTTTCGCCGCCGCTACCGCAAGTTCCACGGAACACCTCCCGTCCTGGGGCTCTTCCAACACGGCGACTGCCTACTTCGAAAGGGATCCCGCTTCGTTCCCACCTCCGCCCTCTTCCTTGCCCAGCCCGACGACCGTCCCGATTGGTTTGCAATGGACTGCCGCCATGGGCGCGCCCTCTTTGCTCACATCCGGAACACCTCTGTCCTCATGGTCTTGGACCCTGTGACGGGCCACCAGCGCCGCGTGCCCTCGACACCCAAGTACCTGCTCAGCTTCAGTGCGGCGGTGCTCTGCGCCGCACAAGGCTGCGACCACCACGGTTGCCAAGGAGGGCATTTCCGTCTGGCCGTCGTGACCACCGATCAGCGGCAAGGCGTCACATCGGGCTGGCTGTACTCGTCGGAGACTCGCGTGTGGAGCGAGCTCACCTCCGTTCACCACCCCAATGCCAGGTATACCAATAACTTTGGTGCGCCCAGCGTCCTTTTGGGCGATGCACTCTACTTCAACATTGGTGGCATCGTGGAGTGCCAACTTGGCACACTCCGCTTGTCAATGTTCGAGAAGCCGATCAATCGCGGTGGGCGTCTCATGACGGTGGAAGAGGGCAGGCTGGGATTCGCTGCCGTGGTTGACGTCACAAATCTAACCCTATGGTCGTGGGAGACCGGACCCGTGGGAGCCATTGGATGGGCAAAACTCAGGGTAATTGATCTCAAGACGCTGCTCCCAACATGTGAGTTTGGGCTTAGGAGGTGGGCAAATGCATTGGTGGTCAGTGGCGTCGCGGAGGGCACCCAAGTCATTTTTGTGAGAGcacgtgttggttcttatatggttCATCTCAAGTCAGGGCGAGTCAAGCCGGTGTGTGCTTCTTCTGACATAAAAATATTTCCCTACGTGAGCTTCTACATCCCAG CAATGGAAGCAGCTTGTTTTGGCAAGGGGCAGTGA